A window from Pelodiscus sinensis isolate JC-2024 chromosome 31, ASM4963464v1, whole genome shotgun sequence encodes these proteins:
- the LOC142821555 gene encoding butyrophilin subfamily 1 member A1-like produces the protein MLPTVLERARGKSPGAFRQATVTLDPDTVNSQLALSEDGKYVIWDRTQERLPDNPERFDTRPYVLGREGFTSGRHCWEVEVGDGRHWAVGVARESVSRKGWIRRIPKEGIWAVERWGSQFRALTSPLTPLHLIPPSRIRVCLDCGRGQVRFIDAGSEALIFTFPPGSLPGERIRPWLGVWSASPLSLCP, from the exons atgCTGCCCACTGtgctggagagagcaagaggaaagtccccgggagctttcagacaag cgactgtgactctggatccagacacggtgAATTCCCAGCTTGCCCTGTCTGAGGATGGGAAATATGTTATCTGGGACCGTACCCAGGAGCGACTGCCTGACAACCCGGAGAGATTTGACACTCGGCCCTATGTGCTGGGCCGTGAGGGgttcacctcggggagacattgctgggaggtggaggtgggggatgggcgacactgggctgtgggggtggccagagagtctgtgagcaggaagggatggATCAGACGTATCCCTAAAgaggggatctgggctgtggagAGGTGGGGGAGTCAGTTCCGAGCTCTCACCTCCCCTTTGACTCCCCTGCACCTGATCCCCCCCAGCAGGATCCGTGTTTGTCTGGACTGTGGCCGGGGGCAGGTGAGATTTATTGATGCTGGTTCTGAAGCCctgatcttcactttcccgccgggctccctccctggggagagaatccgaccctggctgggggtgtggtcAGCATCCCCACTCAGCCTGTGTCCCTGA